One window of Entelurus aequoreus isolate RoL-2023_Sb linkage group LG06, RoL_Eaeq_v1.1, whole genome shotgun sequence genomic DNA carries:
- the LOC133651457 gene encoding apoptosis regulator BAX-like isoform X2: MIEQCSPTKELFMKVALEIFSDRKFNWGRVVSLFYFACRLVIKALLTNVPDIIRTIINWTVDYLRENVLNWIRDQGGWEGIRAYFGTPTWQMVAIFFAGVLTTVIVTRKM, encoded by the exons ATGATAGAACAATGTTCACCCACCAAGGAGTTGTTTATGAAAGTGGCCCTTGAAATCTTCTCAGATAGAAAGTTCAACTGGGGCCGAGTGGTCTCCCTCTTTTACTTTGCCTGTCGACTCGTCATTAAA GCTCTCCTGACTAACGTTCCTGACATCATCAGAACCATCATCAACTGGACTGTGGATTACCTCCGTGAAAATGTTCTCAACTGGATCAGGGATCAAGGGGGCTGG GAGGGTATTCGGGCCTACTTTGGCACTCCCACATGGCAAATGGTGGCCATCTTCTTCGCTGGCGTTCTCACCACCGTCATCGTGACTCGTAAAATGTGA
- the LOC133651862 gene encoding ADP-ribosylation factor-like protein 5B produces MVSSGVERRCRTLDSQGRSSLVWNWLMTVFGHTEHKVIIVGLDNAGKTTILYQFLTKEAVHTSPTVGSNVEQLVVRNTHFLVWDIGGQSNLRSSWYAYYCNTEIVILVVDSTDRARLTLTKDELHRMLAHEDLQNAAVLVLANKQDVKGSMTAAEISRCLTLDAITTHTWHVQACCGLTGEGLTACLDWMRSKVVAS; encoded by the exons ATGGTGAGTTCAGGGGTGGAGCGCCGGTGTCGGACATTGGATTCTCAGGGGCGTTCCAGTCTCGTCTGGAATTGG TTGATGACTGTGTTTGGCCACACAG AGCACAAAGTCATCATCGTGGGTTTGGACAACGCGGGCAAGACGACCATCCTCTACCAGTT TCTGACCAAGGAAGCCGTCCACACGTCGCCGACCGTGGGCAGCAACGTGGAGCAGCTGGTGGTGAGAAACACCCACTTTCTGGTGTGGGACATCGGAGGCCAGTCCAACCTTCGCAGCAGCTGGTACGCCTACTACTGCAACACCGAG ATCGTCATCCTGGTGGTGGACAGCACCGACCGCGCGCGACTCACCCTCACCAAAGACGAGCTGCACCGAATGCTCGCCCATGAG GACCTTCAAAACGCCGCCGTTCTTGTCCTGGCCAACAAACAGGACGTGAAAGGCTCCATGACGGCGGCCGAGATCTCACGCTGCCTCACGCTGGACGCCATCACCACGCACACCTGGCATGTCCAAGCCTGCTGCGGGCTGACTGGGGAAGG CCTCACTGCCTGTCTGGACTGGATGAGGTCAAAGGTCGTGGCAAGCTGA
- the LOC133651457 gene encoding apoptosis regulator BAX-like isoform X1 — protein sequence MAHPGGDGKGNSKEQLLELGADLLKDFIFERVRRYGDGSAVVVTRDQLGGGELCNANEKELGQCLQKIGDELDGNVVLNKMIEQCSPTKELFMKVALEIFSDRKFNWGRVVSLFYFACRLVIKALLTNVPDIIRTIINWTVDYLRENVLNWIRDQGGWEGIRAYFGTPTWQMVAIFFAGVLTTVIVTRKM from the exons ATGGCGCACCCGGGAGGAGACGGAAAGG GTAATTCCAAGGAACAGTTACTGGAACTAGGAGCGGACTTGCTAAAAGA TTTCATTTTCGAGCGAGTTCGCCGCTACGGAGACGGTAGCGCCGTGGTGGTGACCCGGGACCAGCTGGGCGGAGGCGAGCTGTGCAATGCCAATGAAAAGGAGCTGGGCCAGTGCCTGCAGAAGATCGGAGACGAGCTGGACGGCAATGTTGTGCTCAATAA GATGATAGAACAATGTTCACCCACCAAGGAGTTGTTTATGAAAGTGGCCCTTGAAATCTTCTCAGATAGAAAGTTCAACTGGGGCCGAGTGGTCTCCCTCTTTTACTTTGCCTGTCGACTCGTCATTAAA GCTCTCCTGACTAACGTTCCTGACATCATCAGAACCATCATCAACTGGACTGTGGATTACCTCCGTGAAAATGTTCTCAACTGGATCAGGGATCAAGGGGGCTGG GAGGGTATTCGGGCCTACTTTGGCACTCCCACATGGCAAATGGTGGCCATCTTCTTCGCTGGCGTTCTCACCACCGTCATCGTGACTCGTAAAATGTGA